In one window of Thermus aquaticus DNA:
- a CDS encoding MBL fold metallo-hydrolase produces MVFRQIYEEGLAQMSYLLGCAATGEALVVDPKRDVDTYLELAESLGLRITAIAETHIHADYLSGARELAKATGATLYLSDEGDENWKYKGLEGFSFVLLKDGDEFRVGNIRVKAVHTPGHTPEHLSFLVADGAVTEEPLLFLTGDFVFVGDVGRPDLLEEAAGIRGTAIPGARRMFKSLKEKFLTLPDHVQVWPGHGAGSACGKALGALPATTVGYERRHAWWAEYLEQGDEEGFVRALLEGQPEAPTYFKEMKRLNRDGMPILGGIPHPGRLTKAQFDRLLAQGAVLVDTRDKFAFAGGHIPGSINIPAGKNFSTWAGWLLPYDRPLILLAHPSEVEVLTRALIRIGLDEVVGYIPGLQGYAEGELEIVPQITVKEAKELWESGKALILDVRARDEYRAGHIPGALNIHAGRVLAHLDRLPKDRPIMVHCVGGDRSSTAISALLAHGFKNALNLTGGIKAWMEAGYPVVKGEELVEA; encoded by the coding sequence ATGGTCTTCCGGCAGATCTACGAAGAAGGTCTCGCTCAGATGAGCTACCTCCTAGGGTGCGCCGCCACCGGCGAGGCCTTGGTGGTGGACCCCAAACGGGACGTGGACACCTATCTGGAGCTGGCGGAGAGCCTGGGCCTCCGCATCACCGCCATCGCCGAGACCCACATCCACGCCGACTACCTCTCGGGGGCCCGGGAGCTGGCCAAGGCCACGGGGGCTACCCTCTACCTCTCCGACGAGGGGGACGAGAACTGGAAGTACAAGGGCCTCGAGGGCTTTTCCTTTGTCCTCCTCAAGGACGGGGACGAGTTCCGGGTGGGGAACATCCGGGTGAAGGCGGTCCACACCCCCGGCCACACCCCCGAGCACCTCTCCTTCCTGGTGGCCGACGGCGCGGTGACGGAAGAGCCCCTCCTCTTCCTCACCGGGGACTTCGTCTTCGTGGGGGACGTGGGGCGGCCCGACCTCCTGGAGGAGGCGGCGGGCATCAGGGGCACCGCCATCCCCGGAGCCCGGCGCATGTTCAAGAGCCTCAAGGAGAAGTTCCTCACCCTCCCCGACCACGTCCAGGTCTGGCCCGGCCACGGGGCGGGCTCCGCCTGCGGCAAGGCCCTGGGCGCCCTTCCCGCCACCACCGTGGGCTACGAGCGCCGCCACGCCTGGTGGGCGGAGTACCTGGAGCAGGGCGACGAGGAGGGGTTTGTGAGGGCCCTCCTCGAGGGCCAGCCCGAGGCCCCCACCTACTTCAAGGAGATGAAGCGGCTCAACCGGGACGGGATGCCCATCCTGGGCGGAATCCCCCACCCGGGCCGCCTCACCAAGGCCCAGTTTGACCGCCTCCTCGCCCAGGGGGCGGTCCTGGTGGACACCAGGGACAAGTTCGCCTTCGCCGGGGGCCACATCCCGGGGAGCATCAACATCCCCGCCGGCAAGAACTTCTCCACCTGGGCGGGCTGGCTCCTCCCCTACGACCGGCCCCTCATCCTCCTGGCCCACCCCTCGGAGGTGGAGGTCCTCACCCGGGCCCTGATCCGCATCGGCCTGGACGAGGTGGTGGGCTACATCCCTGGGCTTCAGGGCTACGCCGAGGGCGAGCTAGAGATCGTGCCCCAGATCACCGTCAAGGAGGCCAAGGAGCTCTGGGAGTCCGGCAAGGCCCTCATCCTGGACGTGCGGGCCCGGGACGAGTACCGCGCCGGGCACATCCCCGGGGCTCTCAACATCCACGCCGGGCGGGTGCTGGCCCACCTGGACCGCCTGCCCAAGGACCGGCCCATCATGGTCCACTGCGTGGGCGGGGACCGCTCCAGCACCGCCATCTCCGCCCTTCTCGCCCACGGCTTTAAGAACGCCCTGAACCTGACGGGGGGCATCAAGGCCTGGATGGAGGCCGGCTACCCGGTGGTGAAGGGCGAGGAGCTGGTGGAGGCCTAA
- a CDS encoding rhodanese-like domain-containing protein yields MYETQVKNIAPEEARRLHEAGVPFIDVREVEEYAQARIPGASLLPLSEFMARYGEIPQDRPVVLYCRTGNRSWQAAAWLASLGYDQVLNLDGGIVRWYRSGLPVDTTPVEVGYAATPFQEVGPHEAQALLEEALVVDVREPWEYAEGHLPGAVNIPLSTLPARLAELPRDRPILLVCNSGNRSGVAADFLVQQGFPGEKVYNLEGGTYAWMASGLPVER; encoded by the coding sequence ATGTACGAGACCCAGGTCAAAAACATCGCCCCCGAGGAGGCCAGGCGCCTCCACGAGGCGGGCGTGCCCTTCATTGACGTCCGGGAGGTGGAGGAGTACGCCCAGGCCCGGATCCCCGGGGCCAGCCTCCTCCCCCTCTCCGAGTTCATGGCCCGCTACGGGGAGATCCCCCAAGACCGGCCCGTGGTCCTCTACTGCCGCACGGGAAACCGCTCCTGGCAGGCGGCGGCCTGGCTGGCCTCGCTGGGCTACGACCAGGTGCTGAACCTGGATGGGGGCATCGTCCGCTGGTACCGCTCGGGCCTCCCCGTGGACACCACCCCGGTGGAGGTGGGCTACGCCGCCACCCCCTTCCAGGAGGTGGGGCCCCACGAGGCCCAGGCCCTCCTGGAAGAGGCCCTGGTGGTGGACGTGCGGGAGCCCTGGGAGTACGCCGAAGGCCACCTGCCGGGGGCGGTCAACATCCCCCTCTCCACCCTGCCCGCAAGGCTTGCCGAGCTCCCCCGGGACCGCCCCATCCTCCTGGTCTGCAACTCGGGGAACCGCTCGGGGGTGGCCGCCGACTTCCTGGTCCAGCAGGGCTTCCCCGGGGAAAAGGTCTACAACCTGGAGGGGGGCACCTACGCCTGGATGGCCTCGGGCCTCCCGGTGGAGCGATGA
- a CDS encoding sulfite exporter TauE/SafE family protein, translated as MTLALLGALLIGLSLGLLGSGGSILTVPVLVYLLGEHPKQAIAESLLVVGGIALLGAIPFALRGLVDWRNILFFGLPGMAGTYLGAWLSQFVSGQVQLLTFALVMILAAYFMARPTPLRPTQKRQAWKIVLEGTAVGALTGFVGVGGGFLIVPALVLLGGLPMHLAVGTSLLIIALKSFAGFYKYLHLLPALGLSVNFANAGLFLLVGALGSLLGGRVAVRLPHEALKRGFALFLVVMGVYMVAQNL; from the coding sequence ATGACCCTAGCCCTTCTTGGCGCCCTCCTTATCGGGCTTTCCCTGGGCCTTCTGGGCTCGGGGGGGTCCATCCTCACCGTCCCCGTCCTGGTCTACCTCCTGGGGGAGCACCCCAAGCAGGCCATCGCCGAAAGCCTCCTGGTCGTGGGGGGCATCGCCCTCTTGGGGGCCATCCCCTTCGCCTTAAGGGGCCTGGTGGACTGGCGTAACATCCTCTTCTTCGGGCTTCCCGGGATGGCGGGCACCTACCTGGGGGCCTGGCTCTCCCAGTTCGTCTCCGGGCAGGTCCAGCTCCTCACCTTCGCCCTGGTCATGATCCTCGCCGCCTACTTCATGGCCCGGCCCACCCCCCTGCGCCCCACCCAGAAGCGGCAGGCCTGGAAGATCGTCCTCGAGGGCACGGCGGTGGGGGCCCTCACCGGCTTCGTGGGCGTGGGCGGGGGCTTTCTGATCGTGCCCGCCTTGGTCCTCCTGGGCGGGCTTCCCATGCACCTGGCCGTGGGCACCAGCCTCCTCATCATCGCCCTCAAGTCCTTCGCCGGCTTTTATAAGTACCTCCACCTCCTCCCCGCCCTGGGCCTCTCCGTCAACTTCGCCAACGCCGGGCTCTTCCTCCTGGTGGGCGCCCTGGGGAGCCTGCTGGGGGGAAGGGTGGCCGTCAGGCTTCCCCACGAGGCCCTGAAGCGGGGCTTCGCCCTCTTCCTGGTGGTCATGGGGGTCTACATGGTGGCCCAGAACCTCTAA
- a CDS encoding nitrilase-related carbon-nitrogen hydrolase, protein MPFRTYLAVQAEVFPEAYKNEEAFRERVLALLKPLEGTPSPRLAAFPELFGLPLLLHLEGEVGFKDLLKDPLLPWRRAKKAYGVFHRVMAEAARAFGTYLLSGSLLAPPYEEELARGRFARTPLFQNLALFFNPEGRLLAQVPKMERTPPERWLLRGRFGPHLVETRAGRVGILICLDGFYEKHLSRLDALGAEVLLQPSANPAPWERPWPWDPTRKEGEVWLASARERLLGRENLRVLLNPMLNGRILSLAFEGRSGIYAQGEALRLAQSPVGDETLLLTL, encoded by the coding sequence GTGCCCTTCCGCACCTACCTGGCGGTGCAGGCGGAGGTGTTCCCGGAGGCCTATAAGAACGAGGAGGCCTTCCGGGAGCGGGTCCTTGCCCTCCTGAAGCCCCTGGAGGGCACCCCCTCCCCCAGGCTCGCTGCGTTCCCCGAGCTTTTTGGCCTTCCCCTCCTCCTCCACCTCGAGGGGGAGGTGGGCTTCAAGGACCTCCTCAAAGACCCCCTCCTTCCCTGGCGGCGGGCCAAAAAGGCCTACGGGGTCTTTCACCGGGTCATGGCCGAGGCCGCCAGGGCCTTTGGCACCTACCTCCTCTCGGGAAGCCTCCTCGCCCCCCCTTACGAGGAGGAGCTTGCCCGGGGGCGCTTCGCCCGCACCCCCCTCTTCCAAAACCTGGCCCTCTTCTTTAACCCCGAGGGCCGGCTTTTGGCCCAGGTGCCCAAGATGGAGCGCACGCCCCCCGAGCGCTGGCTTCTAAGGGGGCGGTTCGGCCCCCACCTGGTGGAGACCCGGGCCGGGCGGGTGGGCATCCTGATCTGCCTGGACGGGTTTTACGAAAAGCACCTCTCCCGCCTGGACGCCCTGGGGGCCGAGGTCCTCCTCCAGCCCTCCGCCAACCCCGCCCCCTGGGAGAGGCCCTGGCCCTGGGACCCCACGCGGAAGGAGGGAGAGGTGTGGCTGGCCTCGGCCAGGGAAAGGCTTCTGGGCCGGGAGAACCTGAGGGTCCTTCTAAACCCCATGCTGAACGGGCGGATCCTCTCCCTCGCCTTTGAGGGGCGAAGCGGGATCTACGCCCAAGGCGAGGCCTTGCGCCTGGCCCAAAGCCCCGTGGGGGACGAGACCCTCCTCCTCACCCTATAG
- a CDS encoding peptidylprolyl isomerase: MVAFLVAARLAHEPDGGPGGGLAPGRPQDEVVHALHASSSREAGGELGCEPEGTYIPAFEKALLLLKPGQVSAPVQTEYGFHLILLEKALPPGRYPLEEALPDLEEALKAKAWEKLAKALIRGVPIRLFPERL; the protein is encoded by the coding sequence TTGGTAGCTTTTTTGGTAGCGGCCCGCCTGGCGCATGAACCAGACGGGGGGCCTGGGGGTGGGCTCGCCCCGGGCCGCCCGCAGGATGAGGTCGTTCACGCCCTCCATGCTAGCAGCTCCAGGGAGGCCGGGGGGGAGCTGGGTTGCGAGCCTGAGGGCACCTACATCCCCGCCTTTGAGAAGGCCCTCCTCCTCCTAAAGCCCGGCCAGGTGTCGGCCCCGGTCCAGACCGAGTACGGCTTCCACCTGATTCTTTTGGAAAAGGCCCTCCCCCCGGGCCGCTACCCCCTGGAGGAGGCCCTTCCCGACCTGGAGGAGGCCCTGAAGGCCAAAGCCTGGGAGAAGCTGGCCAAGGCCCTCATCCGCGGCGTGCCCATCCGCCTCTTTCCCGAGCGCCTATAG
- the hemE gene encoding uroporphyrinogen decarboxylase, with protein MEGVNDLILRAARGEPTPRPPVWFMRQAGRYQKSYQEIRKRYTLPEIVKNPEVAAEVTLLPVRELGVDAAILFADITTPLYGMGVALDLVEGKGPVIHRPIRDKEGVEALRPLVPEEAVPFVLEAIRLLKKELKVPLIGFAGAPFTLASYLVEGGPSRHFLQVKAFMYGEEALWHRLMEKLTEAMARYLEAQARAGADLLQVFDSWVGALGPADYRRYVKPHMKRLFQALRPLGVPVIHFGVGTMGLLQEMREAGGDVMGLDHHTPLPWARDVLGNTPVQGNLDPAVLFAPKEVIRREVGRILEENAGRAGHIFNLGHGILPKTPHDHVAYVVELVKEVAA; from the coding sequence ATGGAGGGCGTGAACGACCTCATCCTGCGGGCGGCCCGGGGCGAGCCCACCCCCAGGCCCCCCGTCTGGTTCATGCGCCAGGCGGGCCGCTACCAAAAAAGCTACCAAGAGATCCGGAAGCGCTACACCCTGCCCGAGATCGTGAAGAACCCCGAGGTGGCGGCGGAGGTGACCCTCCTCCCCGTGAGGGAACTCGGGGTGGACGCCGCCATCCTCTTCGCCGACATCACCACCCCCCTTTACGGCATGGGCGTGGCCCTGGACCTGGTGGAGGGGAAGGGGCCCGTCATCCACAGGCCCATCCGGGACAAGGAGGGGGTGGAGGCCCTGAGGCCCCTGGTGCCCGAGGAGGCCGTGCCCTTCGTCCTAGAGGCTATCCGCCTCTTGAAGAAGGAGCTCAAGGTCCCCCTCATCGGCTTCGCCGGGGCCCCCTTCACCCTGGCCAGCTACCTGGTGGAGGGGGGGCCAAGCCGCCACTTCCTCCAGGTGAAGGCCTTCATGTACGGGGAGGAGGCCCTCTGGCACCGCCTCATGGAAAAGCTCACCGAGGCCATGGCCCGCTACCTGGAGGCCCAGGCCCGGGCGGGGGCCGACCTCCTCCAGGTCTTTGACTCCTGGGTGGGGGCCCTTGGGCCGGCCGACTACCGCCGCTACGTGAAGCCCCACATGAAAAGGCTCTTCCAGGCCCTAAGGCCCCTTGGGGTCCCGGTCATCCATTTCGGCGTGGGCACCATGGGCCTCCTGCAGGAGATGCGGGAAGCGGGGGGGGACGTGATGGGCCTGGACCACCACACCCCCCTCCCCTGGGCCCGGGACGTGTTGGGGAATACGCCGGTCCAGGGCAACCTGGACCCCGCCGTCCTCTTCGCCCCCAAGGAGGTCATCCGGCGGGAGGTGGGCCGCATCCTGGAGGAAAACGCCGGCCGAGCAGGCCACATCTTCAACCTGGGCCACGGCATCCTGCCCAAGACCCCCCATGACCACGTGGCCTACGTGGTAGAACTCGTGAAGGAGGTGGCGGCGTGA
- the hemH gene encoding ferrochelatase produces the protein MNVLLMAYGTPYTPEEIAPYYTDIRRGRRPTEELLKELAERYEAIGKSPLNEITLVQAMRLQALLNLEAPLYPKRLQSPFGPRAPHGPARVYVGTKHWLPSIGEAVAAMHEDGVRRAVALVAAPHYSLRSVAEYQEKVEAALKSLPEPIEFLWVESYEAHPGLIAAYARRLEEAIWRLKDPRRAAYVFTAHSIPVAAVERGDPYPRQVEKTAELIAKRLSLPRYFVAYQSAGRTPEPWLGPDINELLRRLGEEGFTEAVVQAVGFPADHLEVFYDLDLEAQATAEAVGLRLLRARSLNADLDYIEVLKDLVEAAWLRSS, from the coding sequence GTGAACGTGCTCCTTATGGCCTATGGCACCCCTTACACCCCGGAGGAGATCGCCCCCTACTACACGGATATCCGCCGGGGCCGGCGCCCCACGGAGGAGCTCTTAAAAGAGCTCGCCGAGCGCTACGAAGCCATCGGCAAGAGCCCCTTGAACGAGATCACCCTGGTCCAGGCCATGCGCCTCCAGGCCCTCTTGAACCTCGAGGCCCCTCTCTACCCCAAGCGCCTGCAAAGCCCCTTCGGCCCCCGGGCCCCCCACGGCCCGGCCCGGGTCTACGTGGGCACCAAGCACTGGCTCCCCTCCATCGGCGAGGCGGTGGCCGCCATGCACGAGGACGGAGTGCGGCGGGCCGTGGCCCTAGTGGCCGCCCCCCACTACTCCCTAAGGAGCGTGGCCGAGTACCAGGAGAAGGTGGAGGCCGCCCTCAAGTCCCTGCCCGAGCCCATAGAGTTCCTCTGGGTGGAAAGCTACGAGGCCCACCCCGGCCTGATCGCCGCCTACGCCAGGCGGCTGGAGGAGGCCATCTGGCGGCTCAAGGACCCCAGGCGGGCCGCCTACGTCTTCACCGCCCACTCCATCCCCGTGGCCGCCGTTGAGCGGGGGGACCCCTACCCCAGGCAGGTGGAGAAGACGGCGGAGCTCATCGCCAAAAGGCTTTCCCTCCCCCGCTATTTCGTGGCCTACCAGTCGGCGGGGCGCACCCCTGAGCCCTGGTTGGGCCCGGACATCAACGAGCTCTTAAGGCGGCTTGGCGAGGAGGGCTTTACCGAGGCCGTGGTCCAGGCGGTGGGCTTCCCCGCCGACCACCTGGAGGTCTTCTACGACCTGGACCTCGAGGCCCAGGCCACGGCGGAGGCGGTGGGCCTGAGGCTCCTAAGGGCCCGGAGCCTCAACGCCGACCTGGACTACATAGAGGTCCTCAAGGACCTGGTGGAGGCGGCGTGGCTCAGGTCCTCGTGA
- the hemG gene encoding protoporphyrinogen oxidase → MAQVLVIGGGGAGLAAGLALKEAGADFLLLEARPRLGGKVRTLRQGGFLVEGGPDASVRYKKEVLELAQAFGLEPIGTLPQKPSALILKGGRPHPLPEGLLQVVPGDLRGLARTSLLSFSGKLRALYDLFLPRGNKEDESLREFVERRLGPEVFAALVAPLAGGIYGGEPDELSMKAAFPQLLELERRHRSLILGAMRERKSRGSREGGSLFFSFREGLSALTRKMAEALSERVFTGTPVLGVEPLGSRYRVHTPKGVLEAEALVLATPAPQAARLLRPFLPEATALLKGIPHIPAATVSLAFPEPLPVVGHGLLIAKGEGFRVRGFTWTHQKWEGRALEGHSLVRAYLSGEAAGLSEAELAKIALEDLRRFLGKEVRPSHTFVFRFPEGMPGYRVGHLERLDRLEMALLKAPGLFLAGNYLEGVGLPEVVRSGRRAAGRALAHLALAPTP, encoded by the coding sequence GTGGCTCAGGTCCTCGTGATCGGCGGGGGGGGGGCGGGGCTCGCCGCCGGCCTGGCCCTGAAGGAGGCCGGGGCCGACTTCCTCCTCCTGGAGGCGAGACCCCGCCTGGGGGGCAAGGTGCGCACCCTGAGGCAGGGGGGGTTTCTGGTGGAGGGCGGGCCCGACGCCAGCGTCCGCTACAAAAAGGAGGTCCTGGAGCTGGCCCAGGCCTTCGGCCTGGAGCCCATCGGCACCCTCCCCCAAAAGCCCTCGGCCCTGATCCTGAAAGGGGGGCGGCCCCACCCCCTGCCCGAGGGGCTTTTGCAGGTGGTGCCCGGGGACCTGAGGGGCCTGGCCAGGACCTCCCTCCTCTCCTTTTCGGGAAAGCTCCGCGCCCTCTACGACCTCTTCCTCCCCCGGGGCAACAAGGAGGACGAAAGCCTGAGGGAGTTCGTGGAGCGCCGCCTGGGCCCTGAGGTCTTCGCCGCCCTGGTGGCCCCCCTGGCGGGGGGGATCTACGGGGGCGAGCCCGACGAGCTTTCCATGAAAGCCGCCTTCCCCCAGCTTCTGGAGCTGGAAAGGCGGCACCGGAGCCTGATCCTGGGGGCCATGCGGGAGAGAAAAAGCCGGGGAAGCCGGGAAGGGGGTAGCCTCTTCTTCTCCTTCCGGGAGGGGCTTTCCGCCCTCACCCGAAAGATGGCCGAGGCCCTTTCGGAAAGGGTCTTCACGGGCACCCCGGTCCTTGGGGTGGAGCCCTTGGGAAGCCGCTACCGGGTCCACACGCCAAAGGGAGTCCTGGAGGCCGAGGCCCTCGTCCTGGCCACCCCCGCCCCCCAGGCGGCCAGGCTCCTGAGGCCCTTCCTGCCCGAGGCCACCGCCCTCTTAAAGGGCATCCCCCACATCCCGGCGGCCACGGTGAGCCTGGCCTTCCCGGAGCCCCTTCCCGTGGTGGGGCACGGCCTCCTGATCGCCAAAGGGGAGGGGTTCCGGGTGCGGGGCTTCACCTGGACCCACCAGAAGTGGGAGGGCCGGGCCCTCGAGGGCCATAGCCTGGTCCGGGCCTATCTCTCGGGCGAGGCGGCGGGGCTTTCCGAGGCCGAACTGGCCAAAATCGCCCTGGAGGACCTCCGCCGCTTCCTCGGGAAGGAGGTGCGTCCGAGCCACACCTTCGTCTTCCGCTTCCCCGAGGGGATGCCCGGCTACCGGGTGGGGCACCTGGAGCGGCTTGACCGCCTGGAGATGGCCCTCCTCAAGGCCCCCGGGCTCTTCCTGGCGGGGAACTACCTGGAGGGCGTGGGCCTTCCCGAGGTGGTGCGCTCCGGCAGGAGGGCGGCGGGCCGCGCCCTGGCCCACCTGGCCCTGGCCCCCACCCCCTAG
- a CDS encoding diguanylate cyclase, with the protein MALSYPAIALASFLVGLLAGFLGYSDPYILPWFMIAVAVVASVYGLSWGLLAALFSTLVLLLFPGFNPMALALLLLSALLAHQVGESLRRAHRRAKALAKSQRLIAEALEALPQAPNREALLKSLPERLLALGEGGHVGVWVPAPEGGFSLLATHPPMSLAWIPDSGVVGRAFREGKPLYIPDVRREPGYIPDPSIPTLAELALPLWERGEVVAVLNLERPKPFLPEEVEGLTRFAQAVGLHLDRLADLEERTLLSGLSERLQSAGTKEEAAGRALAFLVPALGLQAGALWEARGARMQALAHHGVREASLLRVLEEGLAFGVGLAWRVYETGSPLFTARYAEESQGVPALQALGWRTFAALPLPSPGSPRSRRVLVLGAPEARPWRRAEVESLLLCSRTLALALERLAEKARHQAVNRLFQELLQKPLEALYQEVLEEAVRQVPGAEAGSLLVLEEGVYRFRAAVGYDLEGLKGVAFRPEDQLLWYGLGEEEAQRGEPRILSAEARPIAEISHKTAPPEVMDRAGRATEIQANLCLPIPYQGQVLAYLNLDNLHDPRAFGEDSLEAARFFATPLAALLHEARTRRLLEEAALTDPLTGLPNRRAFERLFLEELKRAERYGYPLSLAVLDLKGFKAINDRLGHAAGDLALVRVAQVLSKERRNGDRVFRWGGDEFAALFPHTGKEGAVRAAFRYARAIEGICLEGLCLGVNIGLATYPEDGTTTDELLSAADTRMYQAKAQGLSVLA; encoded by the coding sequence ATGGCCCTGTCTTATCCTGCCATAGCCCTGGCCTCCTTCCTGGTGGGGCTTTTGGCGGGCTTTTTGGGCTACAGCGACCCCTACATCCTCCCCTGGTTCATGATCGCCGTGGCCGTGGTGGCCAGCGTCTACGGCCTCTCCTGGGGGCTTCTGGCCGCCCTCTTCTCCACCCTGGTCCTCCTCCTTTTCCCGGGGTTTAACCCGATGGCCCTGGCCCTCCTCCTCCTCTCCGCCCTGCTGGCCCACCAGGTGGGGGAAAGCCTGCGGCGGGCTCACCGCCGCGCTAAAGCCCTCGCCAAAAGCCAGCGCCTGATCGCCGAGGCCCTCGAGGCCCTCCCCCAGGCCCCAAACCGGGAGGCCCTCCTCAAGAGCCTCCCCGAGCGCCTCCTTGCCCTGGGGGAGGGGGGGCACGTGGGGGTCTGGGTGCCCGCCCCCGAAGGGGGGTTTAGCCTTCTCGCCACCCACCCGCCCATGAGCCTGGCCTGGATCCCGGATAGCGGCGTGGTGGGCCGGGCCTTCCGGGAGGGCAAGCCCCTCTACATCCCCGATGTGCGGCGGGAGCCCGGCTACATCCCGGACCCCTCCATCCCCACCCTGGCCGAGCTGGCCCTGCCCCTTTGGGAAAGGGGCGAGGTGGTGGCGGTGCTGAACCTGGAGCGCCCAAAGCCCTTCCTCCCCGAGGAGGTGGAGGGCCTCACCCGCTTCGCCCAGGCGGTGGGCCTCCACCTGGACCGCCTGGCGGACCTGGAGGAGAGGACCCTCCTTTCTGGGCTTTCCGAAAGGCTCCAAAGCGCCGGGACCAAAGAAGAGGCGGCGGGGAGGGCCCTGGCCTTCCTGGTGCCCGCCTTGGGCCTCCAGGCCGGGGCCCTCTGGGAGGCCCGAGGAGCGCGGATGCAGGCCCTCGCCCACCACGGGGTGCGGGAAGCAAGCCTCCTCCGGGTGCTGGAGGAGGGCCTGGCCTTTGGGGTGGGCCTCGCCTGGCGGGTGTACGAGACGGGAAGCCCCCTCTTCACCGCCCGCTACGCCGAGGAAAGCCAGGGGGTTCCCGCCCTCCAGGCCCTGGGCTGGCGCACCTTCGCCGCCCTCCCCCTGCCCTCCCCGGGAAGCCCCAGGAGCCGCCGGGTCCTGGTCCTGGGCGCGCCGGAGGCCCGGCCCTGGCGCAGGGCCGAGGTGGAGAGCCTCCTCCTTTGTAGCCGCACCCTGGCCCTGGCCCTGGAACGCCTGGCCGAGAAGGCGCGGCACCAGGCGGTGAACCGCCTCTTCCAGGAGCTTTTGCAAAAGCCCCTGGAGGCCCTTTACCAGGAGGTCCTGGAGGAAGCCGTCCGGCAGGTGCCGGGGGCGGAGGCGGGGAGCCTCCTCGTGCTGGAGGAGGGGGTCTACCGCTTCCGGGCGGCGGTGGGGTACGACCTGGAAGGGCTTAAGGGGGTAGCCTTCCGGCCGGAGGACCAGCTCCTCTGGTACGGCCTGGGAGAGGAGGAGGCCCAGAGGGGCGAGCCCCGGATCCTCAGCGCCGAGGCCCGCCCCATCGCCGAGATCAGCCACAAGACCGCCCCCCCGGAGGTCATGGACCGCGCGGGCAGGGCCACGGAGATCCAGGCCAACCTCTGCCTCCCCATCCCCTACCAGGGCCAGGTGCTGGCCTACCTGAACCTGGACAACCTCCACGACCCCCGGGCCTTTGGCGAGGACAGCCTCGAGGCCGCCCGCTTCTTCGCCACCCCCCTGGCCGCCCTCCTCCACGAGGCCAGGACCCGGAGGCTTCTGGAGGAGGCCGCCCTCACCGATCCCCTCACGGGCCTTCCCAACCGCCGGGCCTTTGAACGGCTCTTTTTGGAGGAGCTGAAGCGGGCCGAGCGCTACGGTTACCCCCTCTCCCTGGCCGTCTTGGACCTGAAGGGGTTCAAGGCCATCAACGACCGGCTAGGCCACGCCGCCGGGGACCTGGCCCTCGTCCGCGTGGCCCAGGTCCTTTCCAAGGAGCGGCGCAACGGGGACCGGGTCTTCCGCTGGGGCGGGGACGAGTTCGCCGCCCTCTTCCCCCACACGGGCAAGGAGGGGGCCGTAAGGGCCGCCTTCCGCTACGCCCGGGCCATTGAGGGCATCTGCCTGGAAGGCCTCTGCCTGGGGGTCAACATCGGCCTCGCCACCTATCCCGAGGACGGGACGACCACGGACGAGCTCCTATCCGCCGCCGACACCCGCATGTACCAGGCCAAGGCCCAGGGGCTTTCTGTCTTGGCCTAA